A genomic stretch from Limnohabitans sp. includes:
- a CDS encoding tyrosine recombinase XerC, with amino-acid sequence MSEMQATDPLVSRYLDHVRFEKRLAERTCTLYQLDLARLAEMAAASGMPLLKVENRHIRRWVAQMHSAGRSGRGIALILSGWRGFYTWLGREGLVAQNPVTEVRAPRVAKPLPKALGVDEAVQLAEYEEANDDPWLEARDAAMVELLYGCGLRIAELTGLDVVASTEAARAGRGWIDLQNAEVQVQGKGSKRRSVPLGRAAIEALTNWLAVRSQLPGMLTQPTPGASALALALFPGRHGTRLTPRGVAQRLKRRSLLAGLATPVHPHMLRHSFASHVLQSSGDLRAVQELLGHANISTTQVYTRLDFQHLAKAYDAAHPRAKRK; translated from the coding sequence ATGTCAGAGATGCAGGCCACCGATCCACTGGTGTCCCGCTATCTGGACCATGTGCGCTTTGAAAAGCGGCTGGCCGAGCGCACCTGCACGCTGTACCAACTGGATCTGGCCCGCCTGGCCGAAATGGCTGCAGCATCGGGAATGCCATTGCTGAAGGTGGAAAACAGACACATCCGCCGCTGGGTCGCGCAGATGCACAGTGCCGGACGCAGTGGGCGCGGCATTGCCCTGATCCTGTCGGGCTGGCGCGGGTTTTACACCTGGTTGGGTCGCGAAGGCCTGGTTGCCCAAAACCCGGTGACCGAGGTGCGCGCCCCGCGTGTGGCCAAACCTTTGCCCAAAGCGCTGGGGGTGGACGAAGCCGTGCAATTGGCCGAGTACGAGGAAGCAAACGACGACCCCTGGCTCGAAGCCCGCGATGCGGCCATGGTGGAGCTGCTGTACGGCTGCGGCCTGCGCATTGCCGAGCTGACGGGCCTGGACGTGGTGGCCAGCACCGAGGCGGCGCGTGCCGGGCGTGGCTGGATCGACCTGCAAAACGCCGAGGTGCAAGTGCAGGGCAAAGGCAGCAAGCGCCGCAGCGTGCCTTTGGGGCGTGCGGCCATCGAGGCGCTGACGAACTGGCTGGCCGTGCGTTCGCAATTGCCGGGCATGCTCACGCAACCCACACCGGGTGCATCTGCTCTGGCGCTGGCGCTGTTTCCTGGACGCCACGGCACGCGCCTGACGCCGCGGGGTGTGGCCCAACGCCTCAAGCGCCGCAGCCTGCTGGCGGGCTTGGCCACTCCGGTGCACCCGCACATGCTGCGCCACTCCTTTGCCAGCCATGTGCTCCAGTCGAGTGGCGATCTGCGGGCGGTGCAAGAGCTGCTGGGCCACGCCAACATCAGCACCACCCAGGTCTATACCCGGCTGGATTTTCAGCACCTGGCCAAGGCCTACGACGCCGCCCACCCCCGCGCCAAGCGCAAATGA
- a CDS encoding DUF484 family protein: protein MTNSEPMSPITEDDIAEYLVNTPDFFERHASLLATVQLTHPQSHRTVSLQERQAQMLRDKIKGLEQRIMDMIRHGNENMILTDKLHRWSCELMRTPEDQIAASALDNIRELFQVPQVALRLWSLQANHAQAPYAQGVTEAVQALASSLDRPYVGPNSGYEAVQWLDDPTQAASLALLALRAAPGQPALGLLVLASPDAQRFNSQMGTDLLERLAELAGAALSVLQTARA, encoded by the coding sequence ATGACCAACTCTGAACCCATGAGCCCGATCACCGAAGATGACATTGCCGAATACCTGGTGAACACACCAGATTTTTTTGAGCGCCACGCTTCGCTGCTGGCCACGGTGCAACTGACACACCCACAAAGCCACCGCACGGTGAGCTTGCAAGAGCGTCAAGCCCAAATGCTGCGCGACAAGATCAAGGGCCTGGAGCAGCGCATCATGGACATGATCCGGCATGGTAACGAAAACATGATCCTGACCGATAAGCTGCACCGCTGGTCTTGCGAATTGATGCGCACGCCCGAAGACCAGATCGCCGCATCGGCGCTGGACAACATTCGCGAGCTGTTTCAGGTGCCGCAGGTGGCTTTGCGTCTGTGGTCGCTGCAGGCCAATCATGCGCAGGCCCCCTATGCACAAGGTGTGACCGAGGCAGTGCAGGCTTTGGCCAGTTCTCTGGATCGACCTTATGTGGGACCCAATTCGGGGTACGAAGCCGTGCAATGGCTGGACGATCCCACGCAGGCCGCTTCGCTGGCTTTGCTGGCCTTGCGCGCGGCACCAGGGCAGCCCGCTTTGGGTTTGCTGGTATTGGCCTCGCCCGATGCCCAACGCTTCAACAGCCAGATGGGCACCGATTTGCTGGAGCGTTTGGCCGAGTTGGCCGGTGCCGCCTTGTCGGTACTGCAAACAGCGCGGGCCTGA
- a CDS encoding GTP-binding protein, translating into MSLIPTTILTGFLGSGKTTLLKRVLTEAHGQKIAVIENEFGEENIDNDILFSDTNEQIIQMSNGCICCTIREDLRVTLQLLATKRRKGLLDFDRIVIETTGLADPGPVAQTFFMDDEIAETYLLDSILTLVDAKHAAQQLNDRQEARRQVGFADQIFVSKADLVSPQELDALQHRLKHMNPRAPQKVVHFGEVALSEVFDLKGFNLNAKLDIDPDFLKDEAHDHAHGEHCDHPSHAHEHGHHHHHDDDVKSFVFRSEKPFDPAKLEDFLGAIVNIYGPRMLRYKGVLNMRGTERKVIFQGVHQLMGSDLGPIWVDGEVRTSKMVFIGIDLPKDILLQGLEQCLV; encoded by the coding sequence ATGTCCCTGATCCCCACCACCATCCTGACCGGCTTTTTGGGCTCGGGTAAAACCACACTGCTCAAACGCGTGCTGACCGAGGCCCACGGCCAGAAAATTGCCGTGATCGAGAACGAGTTTGGCGAGGAAAACATCGACAACGACATCCTGTTCTCGGACACCAACGAGCAGATCATTCAGATGAGCAATGGCTGCATCTGCTGCACCATCCGCGAAGACCTGCGCGTGACCTTGCAGCTCTTGGCCACCAAGCGCCGCAAGGGTTTGCTGGACTTTGACCGCATCGTGATCGAGACCACGGGCCTGGCCGATCCCGGCCCGGTGGCGCAGACTTTTTTCATGGATGACGAGATCGCCGAGACTTATTTGCTGGACTCCATCCTGACCCTCGTGGACGCCAAACACGCGGCCCAGCAATTGAACGACCGCCAGGAAGCCCGTCGCCAAGTCGGCTTTGCCGATCAGATCTTCGTCAGCAAGGCCGATCTGGTTTCGCCGCAAGAGCTCGACGCCTTGCAGCACCGCCTCAAACACATGAACCCGCGTGCCCCACAAAAAGTGGTGCATTTCGGCGAGGTTGCGCTGTCCGAGGTGTTCGACCTCAAGGGCTTTAACCTGAACGCCAAGCTGGACATTGACCCGGATTTTCTGAAGGACGAGGCCCATGACCACGCGCATGGCGAGCACTGCGACCACCCCTCCCACGCCCACGAGCATGGTCATCACCATCACCATGATGACGATGTGAAAAGCTTTGTTTTTCGGTCTGAAAAACCCTTTGACCCTGCCAAGCTGGAAGACTTTTTGGGGGCCATCGTCAACATTTATGGCCCCCGCATGCTGCGCTACAAGGGCGTTTTGAATATGCGCGGCACTGAGCGCAAGGTGATTTTCCAGGGCGTACACCAACTCATGGGCAGCGATTTGGGTCCGATCTGGGTCGATGGTGAGGTGAGAACAAGCAAGATGGTATTCATTGGCATCGATTTGCCCAAGGATATTTTGTTGCAAGGCCTGGAGCAATGTTTGGTCTGA
- the dapF gene encoding diaminopimelate epimerase — MHIRFTKMQGAGNDFVVLDETRARLGLNAAQYRFLANRHFGVGADQILTVRPSPAPGLDFEYVIHNADGGEVEHCGNGARCFVRYVRDKGLTYKTTVRVKVQLGEIELTMNPDGRVTVDMGVPIFDWERVPFNPMGLISDQANGWPVFDLNLGVQGMAPSMARVGVVSMGNPHAVQRVEDVDTFPVLVQGPLIENHPAFPNRVNAGFMQIVSRKQIKLRVFERGVGETLACGTGACAAVVLGIRQGWLDNRVDVLAPGGVLTIEWAAQADSPVLMTGPATSVFEGEIDLPDTLS, encoded by the coding sequence ATGCACATTCGCTTTACCAAGATGCAAGGCGCGGGCAACGATTTTGTCGTGCTCGACGAGACGCGTGCTCGCTTGGGCCTGAATGCGGCCCAGTACCGTTTTTTGGCCAATCGCCACTTTGGCGTGGGAGCCGATCAGATCCTCACCGTGCGGCCATCCCCTGCGCCAGGCCTGGACTTTGAATATGTGATCCACAACGCCGACGGCGGCGAGGTGGAGCACTGCGGTAACGGGGCTCGCTGCTTTGTGCGCTATGTGCGCGACAAGGGCCTGACCTACAAAACCACTGTTCGTGTGAAGGTGCAGCTAGGCGAGATTGAGCTCACCATGAACCCCGATGGCCGTGTGACGGTGGACATGGGCGTGCCCATCTTTGATTGGGAACGCGTGCCATTCAACCCGATGGGCCTCATCAGCGACCAAGCCAACGGGTGGCCAGTGTTTGACCTGAATTTGGGCGTGCAGGGCATGGCCCCATCCATGGCACGGGTTGGCGTGGTGTCCATGGGCAACCCGCACGCGGTGCAACGGGTGGAAGATGTGGACACTTTCCCGGTGCTGGTCCAAGGCCCTTTGATCGAAAACCACCCGGCTTTCCCCAATCGGGTGAATGCTGGCTTCATGCAGATCGTCTCGCGCAAGCAAATCAAATTGCGGGTGTTCGAGCGCGGTGTCGGCGAAACGCTGGCCTGCGGCACGGGTGCCTGTGCGGCGGTGGTCTTGGGTATTCGCCAGGGCTGGCTGGACAACCGGGTTGACGTGCTGGCCCCGGGCGGCGTGTTGACCATTGAATGGGCCGCTCAGGCCGACAGCCCGGTGCTGATGACCGGCCCTGCCACTTCCGTTTTTGAGGGCGAAATCGACTTGCCCGACACCCTTTCCTGA